TGCACTGGGCGTAAAAATCGCAATCGACGACTTTGGTACCGGACATTCAAGTCTTGGCTATCTGCGCACCTTCAATGTCGACTTTCTGAAGATCGATCAGAGCTTCGTGGCCATGATCGGTGTAGACGCGTTATCAAGGCATATTCTCGACACCATTATCGAGCTGTCGGCCAAACTGGACTTGGGCATTGTTGCCGAAGGTGTCGAAACTCAGGCCCAGGCTGATTACCTGACCGAGCATAACGTTAATTTTTTGCAGGGCTATTTGTACGGTAGACCAATGCCTGGCACTGATTTCCTCGACGCATTAACTCATCATTAAGTCGCCGACATGGTCCGCCGAACAGCCGCACCAAATTGATACAAAAAGTCATTGTTGTTACATGACGACAACATCAGGATTTACTCTTGTCGCATTAACTACTACAATTTTTTCAACCTGAGCCAGACTGGCGGGTGAGCCAATTATCACCGAGTCGCTTCCAGGCTCTTGGCTTATAGCTTTGTTTGCGGTTGGTATCAGCCAAACACACTATTGGAGTAAAGATATTGTCCAGACTCGCTGAATTTCGCGCAGCTGAAAAGGCCCTTCAGGAACAGCTCAAACAGCTGGAATCGCTGAAGAACGATGCCGGGCTCAAGAAAGAAATCGAATTCGAAGAAAAGCTCCAGGGACTGATGAAAACCTATGGCAAAGGCCTGAAAGACATCATCGCCATCCTCGATCCGAACCCGGCAAAATCGGGCCTGCAGCTGTCCACAGCGCCGAAGACCCGCCGCGCTCGCGTGGTCAAGGTTTACCAGAATCCGCACACTGGCGAGCTGATCGAAACCAAGGGCGGCAATCATCGCGGCCTCAAGGCCTGGAAAGAACAGTACGGTGCAGCCACCGTTGATTCCTGGTTGCGCGGTTGATCTGACGCCAACAAAAAGCCCTGCTCGATGCAGGGCTTTTTTATTGACAATATCTAACAAATGAGATGATTTTCATCGAACAAGTTGGAAATTTGTGTAACGTTACTGAATCAGCAAGCTAAACATTTTGCTGCGCAATGTTGCTACGAGAAGCGGGATCAAACTTTGTGCTTAATCCTTTTCGGCATTCACAGCACTGCTAGTTAGTACGGACGTTTATAATTTCAGGCTGTTGCGTGCCGCCTCTATGTCGTCTGCACTCGCCTTATAAACCTCGGCCTGACCGGCATATGAAAGTACATATGCCTTGTCTGTTTCCACGGCGGCTACCAATGTTTGTGATAATACGTGTCGGCCGTTTTCAGTCACCGTGCAGGTCGTTTCCAAGCCGCTCAACGAACCGAGTGCTGCCGGGTGAATCCGGTTGCAGACGCTCTGATAGCCACTGCGGAAAAAATCCTTCTGAATGGATTTGCGCATCTCCAGCAGCACGCCTTGCAGATTGACCTGATGCCCCGCTTCCACTTGAGTCATGGTCAACTCCATCACCATCACCTGATTGCCATCGGCGTCGAGCTTTACCGCCCTTTGCCGCGAGACTGGCGGCGCGCTGCCGGGCAATGCTTCAACCTTCCAGCCAGCCGGCCAGGTGATGCTCGGTTCGGCAATTGCAGGAAAAACCATGCCCAACGACAAAGCCAAAAAAACAAACACGGATTTCAACAGTCGGATCATTGCCGGACGCACTCGTAGATAGAAGGCAAAGTCTGAGCCCCGCCCTCGAGCAGGGCAAGCCCGCCTTGCATTTGGCGATGCCGGCCGGCATGCGTATCATTGCGCCCATACACTTGCCCATTGTTATTGGAGGGCCCATGAGCCTCAACGAACTGAACACTTTTCCCGGCGTGACTGCCACGCCAGACAGCGCAACCCGCAACTTCGTGTTCAACCACACCATGCTGCGCGTCAAGGACATCACCAAGTCGCTGGACTTCTACACCCGCGTGCTGGGTTTTTCGCTGGTGGAGAAGCGTGATTTCCCGGAAGCCGAGTTCAGCCTGTACTTTCTCGCGCTGGTCGATAAAGCGCAGATCCCGGCCGACGCGGCTGCGCGCACCGAGTGGATGAAATCGATCCCGGGCATTCTCGAACTGACCCACAACCATGGCACCGAAAACGATGCCGACTTCGCCTATCACAACGGCAACACCGATCCGCGCGGTTTCGGCCACATCTGCATTTCAGTGCCGGATATCGTCGCGGCATGTGCACGTTTTGAAGAGCTGGGTTGCGATTTCCAGAAGCGCTTGACCGATGGCCGCATGAAGAGCCTGGCCTTCATCAAGGATCCGGATGGCTACTGGGTCGAAATCATTCAGCCTGCGCCGCTTTAACAGACACCACAAAAACCTGTAGGAGTGAGCCTGCTCGCGATAGCGGTTTGTCAGTCAATGAGATATTGAATGCGCTATTGCCATCGCGAGCAGGCTCACTCCTACAGATGGATTTGTGTCAGGCCTAAAAAAACCCATGATCGCTCATGGGTTTTTTCGTTTCCGGCCTGGCAATTACGCCGG
This genomic interval from Pseudomonas koreensis contains the following:
- a CDS encoding histone-like nucleoid-structuring protein, MvaT/MvaU family, which produces MSRLAEFRAAEKALQEQLKQLESLKNDAGLKKEIEFEEKLQGLMKTYGKGLKDIIAILDPNPAKSGLQLSTAPKTRRARVVKVYQNPHTGELIETKGGNHRGLKAWKEQYGAATVDSWLRG
- a CDS encoding DUF4946 domain-containing protein, translated to MIRLLKSVFVFLALSLGMVFPAIAEPSITWPAGWKVEALPGSAPPVSRQRAVKLDADGNQVMVMELTMTQVEAGHQVNLQGVLLEMRKSIQKDFFRSGYQSVCNRIHPAALGSLSGLETTCTVTENGRHVLSQTLVAAVETDKAYVLSYAGQAEVYKASADDIEAARNSLKL
- the gloA gene encoding lactoylglutathione lyase, producing MSLNELNTFPGVTATPDSATRNFVFNHTMLRVKDITKSLDFYTRVLGFSLVEKRDFPEAEFSLYFLALVDKAQIPADAAARTEWMKSIPGILELTHNHGTENDADFAYHNGNTDPRGFGHICISVPDIVAACARFEELGCDFQKRLTDGRMKSLAFIKDPDGYWVEIIQPAPL